In Thalassoglobus sp. JC818, a single window of DNA contains:
- a CDS encoding arylsulfatase encodes MNSGNRMATGWGMASVVVCVALSGHSFCAGAEKPNVILIYTDDQGYGDMSALNPDSRFQTPSLDRLAREGILFTDAHCSDTVCTPSRYGLLTGRYSWRTTLKSGVFGAEREGLIADDRMTLASMLSSQGYRTIMVGKWHLGMDFPGDEPTKKNPDSRDWSQPVRDMPLDKGFETFFGIPASMNYGVLAWFDGRHASVPPTQFTKKKPNDRAIADYRIMPPYESSPAPNLMEVAPDFIDSECLTRFTDRAIEEVRKSVHGSRQAAPFFLYLPFTSPHKPVITLPQFQGKSDAGEYGDFMMETDWHIGRLLDVLDELQLAENTIVVVTSDNGPENTWKERLKRFGHASNGPFREGKRSIYEGGHRVPFVMRWPKRVLPGQLTDATICQTDLLATMADLLDVPLPDRAGEDSQSFLPVLLGKDAEHTRVPMIHHSSGGGFAIRDGDWKLILPHGKQKSELYNISQDPGEKHDVLDKHPEIVSRLTSAITEIVENGRSTPGAPQKNDTGHWDDLTWIEKN; translated from the coding sequence ATGAACTCAGGGAATCGAATGGCCACCGGTTGGGGGATGGCTTCCGTCGTTGTTTGCGTTGCTTTGAGTGGACATTCATTTTGTGCAGGAGCTGAGAAGCCAAATGTTATTTTGATTTACACGGATGATCAGGGTTACGGAGACATGAGTGCTTTGAACCCGGACAGCCGGTTTCAAACTCCAAGTCTCGATCGATTGGCTCGCGAGGGAATCCTCTTCACCGATGCTCATTGCTCCGACACAGTCTGCACTCCTTCCCGTTACGGACTACTCACCGGGCGTTACAGCTGGCGGACAACTCTGAAAAGCGGTGTCTTCGGAGCTGAGCGAGAAGGGCTGATCGCAGATGACCGCATGACGTTGGCATCGATGTTGTCGAGCCAGGGTTATCGAACCATCATGGTCGGGAAGTGGCATCTGGGGATGGATTTTCCCGGTGATGAACCGACTAAGAAGAATCCCGACTCGCGAGATTGGAGTCAGCCGGTCCGCGACATGCCGCTCGATAAGGGGTTCGAGACGTTTTTCGGTATTCCTGCTTCGATGAACTACGGCGTCCTGGCGTGGTTTGATGGACGTCATGCAAGTGTCCCGCCCACGCAGTTCACGAAGAAAAAGCCCAACGATCGAGCCATTGCGGACTATCGAATCATGCCGCCTTACGAGAGCTCCCCTGCTCCCAATTTGATGGAAGTGGCTCCCGACTTCATTGACAGCGAATGTTTAACGCGATTCACCGATCGAGCGATTGAAGAAGTCCGAAAGTCGGTGCACGGAAGTCGACAGGCCGCCCCGTTCTTCCTCTATCTTCCGTTCACTTCTCCCCACAAGCCGGTCATTACCTTGCCGCAGTTCCAGGGCAAAAGTGATGCGGGTGAGTACGGCGACTTCATGATGGAGACCGACTGGCATATCGGTCGACTGCTGGATGTCCTCGATGAGCTGCAACTTGCAGAAAATACCATTGTGGTCGTCACGAGTGACAACGGTCCGGAGAACACATGGAAGGAACGACTGAAGCGTTTCGGACATGCAAGCAACGGACCGTTCCGCGAAGGCAAGCGTTCGATTTATGAAGGGGGGCACCGAGTCCCATTCGTCATGCGGTGGCCCAAACGAGTCCTTCCAGGACAACTCACGGACGCGACGATCTGTCAGACTGATTTACTCGCCACGATGGCCGATCTACTTGACGTTCCGTTACCGGACCGAGCGGGTGAAGACAGCCAAAGCTTCCTGCCGGTGCTGCTTGGAAAGGATGCAGAGCACACCCGAGTGCCGATGATTCATCACTCATCTGGAGGTGGATTTGCAATCCGCGACGGCGACTGGAAGTTGATTCTTCCCCATGGCAAGCAGAAGAGTGAGCTCTACAACATCAGTCAAGATCCGGGTGAGAAACACGACGTCTTGGACAAGCATCCCGAAATCGTCAGTCGCCTGACGTCTGCCATTACGGAGATCGTTGAAAACGGACGATCGACGCCCGGTGCTCCGCAGAAAAACGACACCGGCCACTGGGACGATCTCACATGGATTGAGAAGAACTGA
- a CDS encoding DUF6807 family protein, translating to MIDQPETNVSKCRDLSITVLLLGLGMILLSTSVDGQDAAATLKFRDSDVVIRAGANEIARYVFKDQEIPRPYLCDVKAPTQFQVTRRHPPIPDVDATDHATMHPGIWLAFGDLSGSDFWRNKATIQHVEFLANPQHEDEPETLRERKLYLSKDGEVLCEEEFSLRVIVKDSGYLFEFDSIFTSDREFSFGDQEEMGLGVRAATQLAENAGGRMKSSRGLESAKAIWGQPAEWCELSRVIENDKVGFAIFCHRDNLRSSWMHARDYGLMTANLFGREAMKQGERSRIVVMPEEEFRLRYAVFVYAVKSDQTVDVERIYQDYLERN from the coding sequence TTGATTGATCAACCAGAGACGAACGTCTCGAAGTGTCGCGATCTCTCGATAACTGTTCTGCTGCTGGGATTGGGGATGATTCTCCTTTCAACCTCAGTAGACGGACAGGACGCAGCCGCGACTCTGAAGTTTCGTGATTCCGATGTCGTCATTCGTGCTGGAGCGAACGAGATCGCGAGATATGTGTTCAAGGACCAAGAGATTCCCCGACCCTATCTGTGCGATGTGAAGGCGCCCACTCAATTTCAGGTAACGCGTCGTCATCCTCCAATACCGGACGTTGATGCCACTGACCATGCGACGATGCATCCGGGGATCTGGTTGGCTTTCGGTGATTTGAGCGGATCGGACTTCTGGAGAAACAAAGCCACAATTCAGCATGTGGAGTTTCTGGCGAATCCACAACACGAAGACGAGCCCGAGACGCTGCGTGAACGCAAACTGTATCTCTCGAAGGATGGTGAGGTTCTGTGTGAAGAAGAATTCTCGTTGCGCGTGATCGTCAAGGACAGCGGCTATCTCTTCGAGTTCGATTCGATCTTCACGAGTGATCGTGAGTTCTCATTCGGAGATCAGGAGGAGATGGGCTTGGGAGTGCGCGCAGCGACGCAACTCGCGGAAAACGCTGGTGGCCGAATGAAGAGTTCTCGCGGATTAGAGTCAGCGAAGGCAATTTGGGGCCAGCCGGCCGAGTGGTGTGAATTGAGTCGCGTGATTGAAAACGACAAAGTCGGCTTTGCGATCTTTTGTCATCGCGACAACTTGCGATCGAGTTGGATGCATGCTCGTGACTACGGGTTGATGACCGCAAACCTCTTCGGTCGAGAAGCAATGAAACAGGGCGAACGTAGCCGAATTGTCGTTATGCCCGAAGAAGAATTCCGCTTGCGGTATGCAGTGTTTGTTTACGCAGTGAAATCAGATCAAACAGTCGACGTCGAACGTATATATCAAGACTATCTGGAGCGCAATTGA
- a CDS encoding arylsulfatase: MRGHGLCCLLIVLANCSAHSVFAADQPNVVLVITDDQGYGDLSCHGNPVLKTPAIDELFEESVRLTDYHVSPTCSPTRSALLTGHWTNRTGVWHTIMGRSMLRENEVTMGQIFKDNGYATGMFGKWHLGDNAPYRPEDRGYTEVLRHGGGGVGQTPDYWDNAYFDGSYWHNGEVEPAEGFCTDVFFEAAMDFIDEESSAGRPFLAYIATNAPHGPMHSPEEYSAPYAGLNDVGLENFFGMIANIDYNVDRLRSFLDEKNLTENTIFIFTTDNGSSSGWKLHNSGMRAGKGSPYDGGHRVPFFIYWPEGDLTGGRDVKPITAHVDVIPTLIELCGLTPPESVKFDGQSIVSLLNNNANDWPDRILVTDSQRVKDPIKWRQSSVMTNQWRLINGKELYDIQQDPGQESDVASGHPEVVARLRDFYEEWWADLLPSFSQNAAIHLGDPRDNPARLTSHDWITTGSTPWNQAHIRSALNGDANTGFWNVNVLEDGLYRIRLRRWPEETQAALNAELPPGDPVPGTKAFRTTPGKSIQPVRATLKIGDLVEEKSVDADAEEVVFEVQIPAGKKQMTALFEAPDGTVYGAYYAYVEKLNQRASLD, translated from the coding sequence ATGCGAGGTCACGGGTTATGTTGTCTTCTCATTGTTCTGGCGAATTGTTCGGCGCACAGCGTCTTCGCCGCAGATCAGCCAAATGTCGTGCTGGTGATCACCGATGATCAGGGCTATGGAGATCTTTCCTGCCACGGAAATCCCGTGCTTAAGACTCCTGCAATCGATGAGCTGTTTGAAGAGAGTGTCCGACTGACGGACTATCACGTTTCGCCCACGTGCTCTCCAACACGCTCAGCCCTGCTGACCGGACACTGGACGAATCGCACAGGCGTGTGGCATACAATTATGGGGCGATCGATGCTTCGCGAAAACGAAGTCACGATGGGCCAGATCTTCAAAGACAACGGATACGCGACCGGAATGTTCGGGAAGTGGCATCTCGGCGACAATGCCCCGTACCGTCCTGAAGATCGTGGTTACACAGAGGTCTTGCGCCACGGCGGCGGCGGTGTCGGTCAGACTCCCGATTACTGGGACAACGCTTACTTCGACGGAAGCTATTGGCACAACGGAGAAGTTGAACCTGCCGAAGGTTTTTGCACCGATGTTTTCTTTGAAGCAGCCATGGACTTCATTGATGAGGAGAGCTCAGCGGGACGACCATTTCTCGCTTACATCGCCACCAACGCTCCGCATGGACCGATGCATTCTCCGGAAGAATACAGTGCTCCCTACGCCGGTCTGAACGATGTCGGCCTCGAGAACTTTTTCGGAATGATCGCCAATATCGACTACAACGTGGATCGCCTAAGATCATTTCTGGATGAGAAAAATCTGACCGAAAACACGATCTTCATTTTCACAACAGACAATGGTTCGTCATCGGGATGGAAGCTGCACAACTCGGGAATGCGAGCCGGGAAAGGCAGCCCGTACGACGGAGGTCATCGTGTTCCGTTCTTTATCTACTGGCCGGAAGGAGACCTGACAGGTGGCCGGGATGTGAAACCGATCACGGCTCACGTCGATGTGATTCCAACTCTCATCGAGCTCTGCGGTTTGACTCCGCCTGAGTCGGTGAAGTTCGACGGCCAAAGCATTGTTTCTCTACTGAACAACAACGCCAACGATTGGCCGGATCGTATTCTGGTGACCGATTCACAGCGAGTGAAAGACCCGATCAAGTGGCGGCAAAGCTCGGTGATGACAAACCAGTGGCGTCTAATCAATGGCAAAGAACTATACGACATTCAACAGGATCCCGGACAAGAGTCGGACGTTGCATCCGGACATCCGGAAGTGGTCGCGCGGCTCAGGGACTTTTACGAAGAGTGGTGGGCTGACCTGCTTCCTTCGTTCAGTCAGAATGCAGCCATTCATCTGGGAGATCCGCGTGACAATCCAGCCCGATTGACATCACACGACTGGATCACGACTGGTTCAACTCCGTGGAACCAAGCTCATATTCGAAGTGCTTTGAACGGTGATGCAAATACAGGATTCTGGAATGTGAACGTTCTCGAAGATGGACTCTATCGAATTCGTCTGCGTCGCTGGCCAGAAGAGACTCAAGCTGCGCTTAACGCCGAACTTCCTCCGGGAGATCCAGTCCCAGGGACGAAAGCTTTCAGAACAACTCCCGGTAAGTCGATTCAGCCGGTGCGGGCAACATTAAAAATCGGTGATCTGGTCGAAGAGAAGTCGGTCGACGCGGATGCCGAAGAAGTTGTCTTCGAAGTGCAGATTCCTGCTGGAAAGAAACAGATGACAGCACTGTTCGAAGCTCCTGATGGAACTGTCTACGGCGCTTACTATGCCTATGTTGAAAAGCTCAATCAAAGGGCATCTCTTGATTGA
- a CDS encoding Gfo/Idh/MocA family oxidoreductase, translating into MLNPRTSRRKFIQATTAGAAAIASSVWTGAKAQESSSPNEKLNIACIGTANRAANDIQGVQGENIVALVDVDENYLKRKLEEFPNARTYHDYREMLDQEKGKIDAVVIGTTDHHHAPATIRAIRQGLHVYCEKPLTHTVQEARIIAEAAKEHGVVTQMGTQIHAGDNYRRVVEIVQSGAIGDVTDVHVWVGKGWGGGDRPENGTEPPAHLHWDLWLGPAPERPYAAGRYHPAQWRRWWDFGQGTLGDMGCHYMDLPFWALKLRHPTSCVAKGPKVHEETCPLGLSVEYQFPAREDLAACKLTWYDGDQTPREVAGERVPGSGVMFIGSEGKLFADYNNYRLFPKEKFADFQPPTPWIEPSIGHHAEWIKACKDGGQPLCNFDYAGALTETVLLGNVAYRTGQKLEWDAAKLKATNTDAADQYISKQYREGWEVA; encoded by the coding sequence ATGTTGAACCCACGTACCTCACGTCGGAAATTCATCCAAGCCACAACAGCTGGTGCCGCTGCCATCGCCAGTTCGGTGTGGACTGGAGCAAAAGCACAGGAATCAAGTTCCCCCAACGAAAAGCTCAACATCGCCTGCATCGGAACAGCCAACCGGGCTGCCAACGATATTCAGGGAGTCCAAGGCGAAAACATTGTGGCTCTCGTCGATGTCGACGAGAACTACTTGAAACGCAAACTCGAAGAGTTTCCAAACGCCCGCACTTATCACGACTATCGTGAGATGCTCGATCAGGAGAAGGGCAAGATCGACGCAGTCGTGATCGGGACCACCGATCATCATCATGCTCCAGCGACAATCCGTGCGATTCGCCAAGGGCTGCACGTCTACTGCGAGAAACCGCTGACCCACACCGTTCAGGAAGCTCGCATTATCGCCGAAGCAGCCAAAGAGCACGGTGTTGTCACTCAAATGGGAACGCAGATTCACGCGGGCGACAACTATCGACGTGTCGTCGAGATCGTTCAATCCGGAGCCATCGGTGACGTGACCGACGTTCACGTGTGGGTCGGCAAAGGCTGGGGCGGAGGAGATCGACCAGAAAATGGCACCGAACCGCCAGCCCATCTGCATTGGGATCTGTGGCTCGGACCAGCCCCTGAACGTCCCTACGCCGCCGGTCGATATCATCCTGCTCAGTGGCGTCGCTGGTGGGACTTCGGACAAGGAACCCTCGGCGATATGGGATGTCACTACATGGACCTCCCATTCTGGGCCCTCAAACTACGACACCCCACAAGCTGTGTTGCGAAAGGCCCAAAAGTCCATGAGGAAACCTGTCCTCTCGGCTTGAGCGTCGAATACCAATTCCCAGCTCGTGAAGATCTCGCAGCCTGTAAATTGACGTGGTACGACGGAGATCAAACTCCGCGAGAAGTCGCTGGCGAACGTGTTCCCGGAAGCGGCGTGATGTTCATCGGCAGCGAAGGAAAACTGTTCGCCGATTACAACAACTACCGACTGTTCCCGAAAGAGAAGTTCGCAGACTTCCAGCCTCCAACTCCGTGGATCGAACCTTCGATCGGGCACCACGCAGAATGGATCAAAGCCTGCAAAGACGGCGGCCAACCACTCTGCAACTTTGACTATGCCGGAGCACTCACGGAAACCGTTCTGCTCGGCAACGTGGCTTATCGAACTGGTCAGAAGCTCGAATGGGATGCTGCGAAGTTGAAAGCAACCAATACCGACGCAGCCGATCAGTATATCTCGAAGCAATATCGCGAAGGCTGGGAAGTTGCCTGA